The genomic DNA AAAATATTGATAAAAACTACCTCTAGAGATCCCCGCAAGTTTCACGATTTGTGCAATCGAAGCTTCATTCAATGGCACTCTTGAAAATTCGACCCTGGCAGCTTCTAAAAGTCTTTGCTGTTTTTCTTCAGGTAGATGAAAAAAAGTCTGTGTCGGCATCGTTGATTCCTCCCCACATAAAAATGACACTCTGTCATATGACACCTTGTCATTATAACACCATCCGATTGTTTTGCAAGTCATTTACATTCTTTTTTCATAATTATTAAAAAAAGAATAAATCGAGTAAAAAGATTTGTTTCTACTATTCTATGCATCTAAAATAGGATCATTATATAAAAAGGAAGAATGCCATGAACAAATCAATCACCGTCCACGAACTCTATTTCGTCTATCAAAAAAGGGATATAGTGATCTTAGATGTCCGTAAAACGAACGAGTATATAAAAAAACATTTAAGTCATTCAATATCCATTCCTATTACCAGTTTATCCGCTCAATTAAATAATCTTGATACAAAAAAACAGTATTATATTGTTGGGGCAGCGAATCATTTAGCACAAGAAGTTACTAGTTACCTAATAGAAAATGGTCTGCAAGCGACTTATGTCGTTGACAACATGAAACTATTTGAAAATCGTGAATTAACTAGTCCTCTTTGATCGTACTGGAAAATAACTTACTTTTTATCAGTAAAAATACTTGATAGCCTTTTCTGTTTCAAGTAAACTGGTATTGTTAGCAGTAAAGTTAACAATTACGACTAAAGGAGAGAGATTATGGCATCAGTATTAGTAATCAAAGGACATCCATTAACTGCACAAGAATCACGTTCAGTTAACGCATTAACTAGTTTTTTAACTAGCTACAAAGAAAATCATCCAAACGACGAGGTAACTGTTTTAGACCTTTATCGTGATGATATCCCAGAAATTGATGAAGAATTGCTTTCTGGATGGGAAGCGCTTCGTGCAGGTGCAGATTTCTCTAGTCTATCTGAAAACCAACAACAAAAAATTGCTCGTTTCAATGAATTGACAGAGCAATTCCTAGCAGCAGATAAAATCGTTATTGCCAATGCTTTATGGAATTTGAACATTCCTACAAAATTAAAAGCTTGGTTTGATACTGTCAATGTTGCTGGTAAAACTTTCAAGTATACTGAAAATGGTCCTGTTGGCTTAGTTACTGGTAAGAAAGCACTACACATCCAATCAAACGGCGGAATCTACAATGGTCAAGATTTTGCTTCTCAATATGTAAAAGCAATCTTGAATTTTGTCGGTATTGAACAAGTCGACCAATTATTTATCGAAGGGATCGACTATACACCTGATCGTGCAGAAGAATTGATGCAAGCTGCTTTAGATAAAGCAACTGCATTTGGTAAAGACTTCTAGTCACTATTAGATAAACATTTCTCTAAAAATATTGAGAAAAGAAAAAAGGATTTCACTAAACATTCATTGCGAATGTTCGTGAAATCCTTTTTTATTTGTTGTAAAGTGGCTGTTCGGCGACGCTTAAAGTAATTAATAACCATATCTAATACTAGAAATAGCCATCAGTTCATGTAGCTTTTCGGATTGATACTCGTTGAGAGATACACCAGCTTTTTTCAATGCATCGGATATATCTAAATTCATACGGCTTAGAATGAACGGCACTGATGCTCCATCATTTTGTAATTTTTCTAGATAAGCTTGTAAAACCTCTCTAAGAGATTCATTTCCAAGGTCTAACGCTAAATCAGCTATCAATTCATTAATGATTGTTTCTGCTCTATTACGTCGATCGTTTCCACCAGAAAACCATCTTAGATG from Enterococcus mundtii includes the following:
- a CDS encoding rhodanese-like domain-containing protein, with the protein product MNKSITVHELYFVYQKRDIVILDVRKTNEYIKKHLSHSISIPITSLSAQLNNLDTKKQYYIVGAANHLAQEVTSYLIENGLQATYVVDNMKLFENRELTSPL
- a CDS encoding NAD(P)H-dependent oxidoreductase, producing the protein MASVLVIKGHPLTAQESRSVNALTSFLTSYKENHPNDEVTVLDLYRDDIPEIDEELLSGWEALRAGADFSSLSENQQQKIARFNELTEQFLAADKIVIANALWNLNIPTKLKAWFDTVNVAGKTFKYTENGPVGLVTGKKALHIQSNGGIYNGQDFASQYVKAILNFVGIEQVDQLFIEGIDYTPDRAEELMQAALDKATAFGKDF
- a CDS encoding bacteriocin immunity protein; translation: MSHLRWFSGGNDRRNRAETIINELIADLALDLGNESLREVLQAYLEKLQNDGASVPFILSRMNLDISDALKKAGVSLNEYQSEKLHELMAISSIRYGY